The DNA region GGAATGTGCTCGCGTAATTTGCGCACCCAACTGAGCATCAGGGGGTTGCACAGGCTGACTTCACCACCGACGTGCAACACGTTGCGGTAGCCATCCAGTAGGGGCAGATCACGCTGAGCGGCTTCCCAAGTCTGCACCATCTGGTTGGCATAAACGACGAAGGCCTCGCCGTTGGCCGTGAGTTTGGCTCCAGCACGATTACGCACGAATAGCTTGCAGTTGAGCTGGCTCTCGAGGTTCTGGACACGCGCCGTGATAGCGGTCTGAGTGACGTGCAAGCGCTCGGCTGCGGCGATGAAACTGCCGCAGCGAACGATTTCGAGAAAGGTGCGGGCGAGCTCGATATCCATGTGCCATCCCAGCGCAGAAAGTGGAGCGCCATTGTAGAGGGCATGGTGCATCCTTGGGATGATTCTGCTGTTCAAGCGAAATAGCGTTTCACTTGCCCATGTACCGATATGTTTATTTCTAAACACCAGCTTGCCCGTGATGTTCTGTTGGCTGCGGCAAGTCAGCCAGCAATATTGGGGTTTCTTCTCTGAGCGTCTCTTCAACTGCATCTTCGACAAGACCCAGCGGATGAAACATCGGCTCCTGAGGTGGCTGAATTACCGGCGCATTCGAGCGGGACTCCTCAAGCAAGGCTTACTGAGTGTGAGCCGATCGGGTTACTACGCGGCGCGGATCCAATTTCGCAATGAGATCTATGACTTCGGACTGATCAGGCGATTCGAGTGCAATGCGCATGATGATTCTGGCTCACTGACAGATCGACGGCTTGTGCTGTAAAAAAGCGTTATGGAACAGGTGGAACAGACTCCTTGTCCTCTTCTGAATCCCTGACTAGAGAGGGTGTTGTAGCGATCCAGTGAGTGCAGAAGGGCGGATAGAGGCATGCAAGATTCAAGCGGTGATTCCTCCCAAGACCAACCGTGTCGAGCAACGCTCTTGTGACTGGTATCTCTATAAAGGGCGCCACGCCGTTGAGTGCCTGTTCAGCAAACCGAAGTACTACCGACGGATCGCTACACGTTTTGAGAAGAAAGCCTGTCATTTCAGGTCAATGCTAGCCTTCGCTGCTGTTCTGCTGTGGTTACGCTGATGCGTCAACAGAACCTAGGGGCGCAAAAATAAATTTTTCGGACACTGGCACGCATCGGTGCCGCGCCTGGCCCGCAACCTGGACGATCTGCGCCGCCTAGTGCAAAAGCTGACCAGGAGCGGCATGCGCATCGAGTTCGTCAAGGAGAGTCTGACCTTCACTGGTGAGGATTCGCCGATGGCAAACCTAATGCTGTCGGTGATGGGCGCATTCGCCGAATTTGAGCGGGCCTTGATTCGCGAGCGGCAGCGCGAAGGCATCGCACTCGCCAAGCAGCGCGGGGCCTACCGGGGTCGCAAGAAAGCGCTGTCGCCCGAACAGGTGGTCGAGCTTCGGCGTCGGGCCGCTACCGGCGTGCAGAAAGCGAAGCTCGCCCGCGAGTACGGCATTAGCCGCGAAACTCTACACCAATACCTACGAACGGACGACTGACCATGCCGCGTCTACATCGCCCACATGCCTAAGCCCAATCGAGAGACGGCGCTGCGCAACCTGGCAATTGCCTTCGAGCATTACAATGAACAGCACCCCCACAGCGCCCTGAAATACCGTTCACCACGGGAGTTCAGGCACTTGGCCAAGGCATCAACTTAACGGGGTGCCGGTGTCCGGTTTGATAGGGGGCAAGTCCACCGATACCCAGGTGGATAAAATCGCTTGTTGTAGTGGTTTACTGATCCCGGACACCGATTTAGGCGAGAATCCGCGCCATTCCAGGTGCCGGTCGCGGCATGCTTACTTGCCCCGCCCAATCAGCTGCAGGAATTCCTGACGCGTGCTGCCCGACTCGCGGAAGGCGCCAAGCATCACCGAGGTGTTCATCACCGAATTCTGCTTCTCCACCCCGCGCATCATCATGCACATATGCTGGGCCTCGATCACCACCGCCACCCCGGCGGCGCGAGTGACCTCCTGAATCGCCTCAGCGATTTGCCGGGTCAGGCTCTCCTGAATCTGCAGGCGCCGCGCATACATATCGACGATCCGCGCGACTTTCGACAGGCCGAGCACCTTGCCGGTCGGGATGTAGGCAACGTGGGCCTTACCGATAAAGGGCAGCAGATGGTGTTCGCACAGCGAATACAACTCGACGTCTTTGATGATTACCATCTCGTCGTTGTCCGAGGCGAACAGTGCGCCGTTGACCACCTCTTCCAGACTTTTCTGGTAACCGTGACACAGGTATTGCATGGCTTTGGCTGCACGCTTTGGGGTGTCCAGCAGGCCTTCTCGCTCGGGGTTTTCACCCACCCCGATCAAGATCTCGCGATAGTGATTGGGCAGTTGTTCGTGCATCGATAGATCCTCGCAGCGCACCTTACTTGAGGGAGTGGCCGCCGCTGACGGTAGGGCTGGTGTCGGTTAGTTGGAAGCGACAGACATTGCCGCCACGCAGCATGCATTCGAGGTGTTCCACCTCGCCCTCGCCGAGGGCGCCGATCAGGGCCAGATCGAGCTCGCAGACTTCCGGATGAGCCTTGGCCAGATGATGGAAAACGCAGTTGTGCGCGACTATTTCCTTCTCGCCAGAGGAGCGGAAAAACACCTCGGCCTCATAACCGGCCTGATTCATGTGGCTGACGATCCGCTCCTCGGCCACCGCCTGCTGCTCCATGCCGGCCGCCATCTTGCGGCCGAGGCTGCGCATCAATCGGACTAGGTTGTCGTGGCCGATGATTTCTGCGACCTCACCGATCAACAGGTCGGCCAGCAGCTGGTATTGCCTGGGAAAGAGTTCCTTGCCGCGTGCCGAGAGCAGGTACAGCTGCTCGGGACGACGGCCGGTTGGTCGAGTTACCCCGCGAAGGATCAGACCGTCACGTTCCAGCGCGGCCAGATGCTGACGTATCGCTGTGCGAGTCACCGCCAAGTGGCTGGCCAGGTCGTCAATGCTCATACCCGCCGGTTGGTACAGCAATGCAGATAGAAGATCTTGCTGCGTGCGACCCATCCCCTGAAACATTCTGCTACCTCGTCATTTCCAGCTACCCAAAAAGGGAGGAGGGGCGCCTAGGCGCCCCGGCCCATCTCAGAACTTGTCCGGGAACTGCTTGACCAGTGCTGCCGCCAAGGTATCAGCGAAGCCAAGCATGTGTTCGCGCATGGCCTGCCAGGTTCTGGCTTCAGCGACGTAGTCCTTTTTGCCCAGCTGATCGACCTGGACGATATGGTGCCCGCCGTGAGCGCTGAGCATCGCGACCAGCGTGTCTTCCGGCAAGTTCGGATTGGCCGTGGCCAGGAACTTCGCGATAGCCTTGGCATTGCTCGTCAGCTCGGCAACGGCGGCGTCCTTTCCTGCCGCATTCTTCGCTACAGAGGCGTCACTGTAGTGTTTCACTGCGCCCCAGTGCCCAGCCAGCAGCTTGAGCAACTGGTCTGCAGCCGGCTGGCCGTACAAGGGCGCGAGGCTATTGGCAATCGAAGTGGCATTGGCCACCACCTCAGTGCCAGCAGTGTCGGCCTGCTTGCGCTGACCCTGCTGGTTGGCGATCACGTAGTTTCTCACCCAGAAAATATGCTCCACCCACAGATCCCGTAGCGCCAGACGCGTGCTGAGTGCGGCAGCCTCCGAACCGACCGGTTTGACGTGGCCCTCATCCGTCTGGCTCCAGGCGGGTTGAACGCACAGTGCAAGAAGCAGCAAAGCCAGTGTCCTGATATTCATGGCGGTACCCTCGGTTATGGATTTCCCTACAAAATCAATTAAAGCATAAAATAATGCCATTATAGGAAAAAGCAAAAAATCCCTCTGGATAAACCTAGATAAATAATTATCTAATTGATTTATATAGAGTTATTTTTAGACTCAAAAGCGGCTTGGATTGCCTGGGAGCGTTTTGGATGCGTCGCGGGGGCGGTTTCGCCAGATCGAGCGCCCTGGATTCCACTCCGGCACCCTGCGCCGATCTGGCTCATGGCGCCCCTGAGCCGGATCAAGTCTAGCCAGTGAATTTCTGTCCTAGGGGTCGCTTCAGAATTCGGAAAAAATCGTACGTTAAGCCGTTGGCATGGTTTCCTTGCTCGCAAACGATCGTTTTCGAGATGCCAGAGTGAGAAAGCAGGCCGCGCCAGTGCTGGCCTTGCCTATCCTATTCTCGAAAACCGCTCTCGTATCGAGCTTCCGAGACTGTCGAGTTTCGAGAACGACCATAACGCCGCTTCCAGCGATAACCGCCAACCGCCAAGCCGCGCCGCAGTTGGATCGAGCATTCCTTAGCGTGCTTTAAATTTCGAATTCTGAGACGACCCCAAGAATGTTGCGGACTGTTAGGTCCCGCGATCAAGAATTTGTTTGAGTACCACGGCTTCATTGTGCAACTGATCCTTGGCCGCGTATACGAGAGTGATGTCACCTTGACGCGAAAGTGCCATAAGCTCCGAAAGTGCAGGATTCCCTTTCAGTTCGACTCGGTACCGTTTCTTGAATTCCGGCCATTTCTCCGGGTCATGACCGAACCACTGGCGGAGTTCAGTGGATGGAGCGACGTCTTTGAGCCATAGATCAATCTTTGCTTTGACTTTGGCTAATCCACGCGGCCAAAGCCTGTCTACGAGAATCCGCTCGCCATCGGCCTTGGTCGCTGGTTCATAAGCTCGCTTCAACATCACGCTCATGTCTCATCCTCCTGTGGGACCTAACGTTTGGTTAAGGGGCCGGCTTTAGCCGGTCCCGAGTGAGCGAAGCGAACGGCTTGAATGCTGTAATCACCACACTTCTGCGAACCGAACAGTTCGTGGTGATCGCTGGGAGAGTCGCTATGCACAAGCGTATTCCAAGTCCGTCTACCAGGTTGCCGAGAGTGTCCATGTCGGTCAGGTGAACCAGAGCAGGCGGCTGAATCGTGAAGCGGTGGAACTAGCGACGGTGGAATGGGTGGACTGGTTTAATCACCGCCGATTGCTGGAACCGACTGGTCACATTCCACCGGTAGAGGCCGAAGCTATCTATTATCAACAACTCAGTGGGTCGACCCAAGTGGCTTGACTCACACCAACGGGCCTCCGAGAAACCCGGGACGGTTCATAACAGCTTCTGCACCAGCCGCAGGTTGGCCGTCGCGGTCGGGCAAATCCCGGCGCAGGAGGCATACATCATGTTGATGGCGACCACCTTGTCGCGGATCAGATCGTCGTAGAAGCTGACCGCCTTGCCTTCGTGGGTATAGAGCCGCGCGTTCGGGAAGCGCTCGCCAGCGGCGGCAGCGCTGCGAACGAGTTGCGGTGCTTCGCTGACCCCGCGCCAGGCGGCCCAGCCGAGCGCGGTGGCGCCGAGGGCGCCGATGCCGGCCAATAGATTTCTGCGAGTGTTCATCTGTATTTCTCCCGGCTCATGAGTGTTGTTGCCACGTACCACTCAGTCGTCCTCGATGTCCCAGCGCAGCATCATCGCGTGGTCCTCGTGGATCATGTTGTGGCAGTGCATGACGTACTTGCCGATGAAATCGCGGAAGCGCAGGAACACCCTCAGGGTCGTGTTTGGGCCGAGCACGAAGACGTCTTTGCGGCCACGCTCGTGCAGCGGCACGGGCACGTTAACCCCATCCACGGTCTTGCTGAGGATGCGGCCCTCTTCGAAGTGGATGTGGATCGGGTGAGTCCAGCCGCCGGAGTCATTCACCAGCTCCCAGACCTCGGCGCTGCCTTTCTTTATCTTGGCCCGTGGAGTCTTCACGTCGACCAGCCGCTGGTTAATCTGCCACAGGCCATTCTTGCGATCGAACTCCCAGCGCCGCACCGGCAATGCCGCGATTTCAGCAGGGCTGGGTATATCCGGCAGCGGTCGTAGCGCGCTCGGCACCATGCTGACATCCGCCGCGGTGCGGTCGACGATGATCTTCAGCAACTGGGTACCCGGCGCGACCACGTCCCCAGGCTTGCGAGTAGTGTCCTGAACGAGACGGTTGACGATGAACAGTTCGGTGCCAAGCGGATAGCTGGAAAAGTCCACGACTATGTCGGCGCGTTCGGCCACGCCGATCCGCACCCTGGTCTGGTACAGCAGCGGGGCCGGCAACAGGTTGCCGTCATTGGCGATATGGGTGAATCGCTGCACGACGCCCGCCCGAGTGAGATACAGCTCGTAATTACGGCTCGGGCCGATATTCAGCAGGCGCAGGCGATACTTACGCCTAGCGACGCGCAACACCGGCTCGATCTTGCCATTGACTATCACCTTGTCGCCGAGCACCCCCTCGGGGTTGAACTCGTCGAAGAACAACCGTTTGTTGGCGTCGAAGCGCCGATCGCCAAAGCTCAGGGTGTAATCGTAGGGATGGCTCGGCAGCCTTAGCCCGCTGCTTTGCGGGCCCTCGTCGCCGGAATCGAGGTTGTCGAACAACAGGTAGAAGCCGAACAGTCCGCGGACGGTGTTCGGCGCGGTGAAGTCCAGGGTGTGGTCGTGAAACCACAGCGTCCCGAGGGCTTCGTTGGGATCGCCAAGGCGGGTTTTCTGCTGGTCGTAGCCGGCATAGACGTTGGGGTAGAAGTGGTCTTTCCATTTCCCTGGCGCACTCAGGGTCGGCCCGGCCTTATCCGGGCTGAAGTAGTCGCCCGGGAAGCCATCGCTCTCCGACGGCGTATGCAAATTGTGCAGGTGGACGGAGACCTCCGGCGTGCCGAAGCCCGTGTGATCCTGCGGCAGCCGATTGCGGACGCGGCAGAGGATAGGCTGGCCATAACGCGCGAAGAACACCGGGCTAAATTGCGTCTTATCCGGCGTGTCGCTCTCGAAGACCCAGACCGGCTGTTTCGGATAGTCCGGATGGAATTCCCAATCGGGTCGCTCCACGGCATTCAGCTCGTAAACAGTCGGTGTCACACCCAGCGCGTCAAGGAGTTCGGCATAACGCTGGTGCGTGGCCCGGCCGCATTCTTCTCCGCCCGCAATATTCGCCGTCACGCTGGGGGGCGGAGTTAGCGGGTCGACCGGGGCGAGTGGCGTGATCGCGTTGGGCAGAAACACCTGCCACGGCTTGGTCGGCGGACTGGGGGGAAATACCGGTAGCGGCGTCTCGGGCTCGCCGTCTTTACTTGCGCTGGGGCGCGCGCTGAGCAGCAGCGGCACGGCCAGCGCGGCGGCGCCGAGCTTGAGGAAGGCGCGGCGGCCGGCGCCGTCGGGTTCATCCAAAGGGGCGGGTGAGAGGGGTTTCCAGCCATTCGCCTGGATGGATATTCCCCAACTGCCGGCTTGTAGTTTGCCTTTCCAGTGGGCCAAGAGTTTTGCTTTCATGGCGGTTCTTCTCCTTGTTGCTTGTTGCGTATTCCTCGATGCTGGTTGCAGACATGCTTAATTCATGGCCGCAAAACACCCCTCAGCCCGCGCGATGGCGATGCGGTGCCAGGGCCCAACGGGGATCCTTGCCCTGCAATCCGTCCTTCAGCCAGTGGCTGGTGGCTGTCTCCGCACGACGGATGAGCTCACCCGTTTGTGAGAAGTCGTAGGTGTTGATGGCCAGCGGGCACAATGGCGGAACGACGATCAGTTCACAGCGATCGGCGAAGCGATCGACGTCCGCCAGCAATTGGCGCATGGCCAGCAGGTTGATCGCATGCAGCGCAGCGGCCAGTGCACCACGTGGCGGTGCCTGCAGGACGCACGGCGTTCCGGTCGGCAGGATCACCACCCGGGTTGCCCCCAGGGAAACCGCCGCGGAGATCGGGGTATTGCTGGCGATACCGCCGTCCATCAACGGCCGGCCCGCGATGGCCACCGCTGGAAACACTGCCGGGATGGCCGTGCTGGCGAGCAGCGCCGGCACGGCCTCTCCCGAGGACAGGATGACCTCCGTGCCATCGAGAACGTCAGTGGCGACAACGTGACAGGGCAATGCGGCATCTTCCAGGCGCCGGTAGGGGAGCTGCGACTCGATGAGCGCGTGCAAGTGGCGGGGCAGTGCTAGGTGGTCGCGCCGGCCAAGCAGGCACAGGACGGTGCTGAGCGTCGAGAACGGGAAGATATCCGGGCGGCGCAACCCCAGCCAGATGCGCTCGAGGCGGGCGATGCCGGTTTCGTCGGGGGCGGCGGCATAGTAGGCGCCGTTGATCGCCCCCACCGAGGCGCCGACGACCAAATCGGGGGTGATGCGCGCTCGGTTCAGTGCCTTGAGCATGCCGACCTGCACGGCTCCGAGGCTGCCGCCGCCGGCCAGCACGAACGCAGTCCTTCGGGCTCTATGCTGATTCATGCAAACCGTCCCACGACTCATCCGCCCCTACGGGGACCCGGTCAACCCTGCAACGTCGCCTCGATGGACAGGTTCTCCAGATCACGCCCGACCGATGCGGCCGCGACGAGGATCCCCGCGCGAAAGAACCGCGCCGTGAAGTCCTGTTTCGACAACGTGCCGTCGATCCGGACTTCGTCCCAACCGCCCGCGTATCCGGTGTAGCGAAGATCCAGGCCGTAGTGGTGGGTCCAAAAGTACGGCACATCCGTGAACACCTGCCCGGCGCCCAGCATATTGGCCGCGGCAGCCTGGCCCTGCCGCTGCGCATGCACCCAGTGCTCGACCCGGACCAGGTCCGCACCGTACCGATAGCGCGCGACATCGCCGGCGGCGAAGTGGCCGGCGACCGATGTCTGCAGGTTGGGATCGACCAGGATGCCGTCCTGTACCGCCAGTCCGGCCGCAGCCGCGAGCTCCATGCGCGGCGCGACACCCGCACCCACGATCAGCAGGTCCGCGGCAACCCGGGTGCCGTCACCCAGTATGAGCACCTTGCCATCGAAGCCTTTGGCCACCGACCGAAGGTGGAACACCACTCCCTGTTCCTGGTGCAGGCCGGTGATGAAGCCGCCCACTTCGCGACCGAGCGCACGCTCCATCGGCACGTCCTCGGGTGCCACTACATGCACCCTGAGTCCGCGCGCGCGCAGGGCCGCCGCCGCCTCCATGCCGATGAAGCCGGCGCCGATTAGGGCCACCGAAGCCGCGCTCTTGCTCGCCTCGACAATGGCCCGGGCATCGGCCAGCGAGCGCAGCATGAACACGTTGGGCCGGTCGAAACCCGGCACGGGCAACTGCCGCGGTTCCGCACCGGTGGCGATGAGCAAGACGTCATAGGCCAGCCGCTCGCCTGATCCGGTCAGCACCTGCCGTGCACCGATATCGATCGCGGTGACCTCGCAGCCTAGGCGCAGGTCGATCTGGCGATCGGCGTAGAACTTCGGCCCCCTCAGTGGAATCCAGTCTTCCGGTGCGGTCCCGGCCAGGTAGTCCTTGGACAGATTGGGCCGGTCATAGGGCGCCGAAGCATCGGCGCTGAGCATCGACAAGGCGCCGGAATAGCCCAGTTCGCGCAGCCGGTCGGCCGCCGCGAACCCCGCGGCGCCGCCACCGATGATCACGATGCGTCCGGGCTGGTTGTGCGGTGCACGCGGTCGCGACGGCCGCGTGGCCGTTTCCCTGGCGCGCACGAACACGGTCTCGCCGACGATCTCCACACGCCACGTCGCCAGCGCTGCGAAGGCGGGCGCTCGCAGCGCGGCGCCCGTGCGCAGGCTGAAACACGCGTGGTGCCAGGGGCAGCGGATCTCGTCATCGACCACCAGGCCATCGGCCAGCGGCGCACCGTAGTGGGTACAGAGCCCGCTGACCGCATGGATACCATCATCCATTCGCACCAGCAGGACGGGGCTTCCATCGACGTGGCCGGCGAGCACGCCAGCGGCCGGCACACTGGCCAAGGGCACGCCTTTGGCCAGATCGGGACCGGAGGGGGTGGTGTCGGTTTGAGCCATGGTGCGACTCCTTTAGTGTGGGAAATCCGCTTGCCCTGCAGCCGTTTTGCACGGACGGCATGGCCGCTCTTGGCCGTTCTGAGCCCCTCGCGACCGACTCAGAACGACCCAATATAGCGGCTGCTCGAAGACGTCTACGAAAGCAGGGTGCTTCAAGATGCTGCCTTATCTACTTCCTAGAAGCCCAGAGCTTCATCTTAAGGACAGATCCTGGCGTCCATCGTTAACGCCCGTTTGCGTCCATAGAGGTCGCGGATCACGATATCGGCAACTCGCTAGTTGTCAGCCGGCAGCCACCGCGACAACGATCAATAGGCCAACAACTAACAGGAAGCCCATCAGCACAAACGCGACGCTGCGCAGTGATTGTCGATCCTCTGAGCCCAGCAGATGCATTTTGACCACCTCGGCAGGAGCCTATTCGGGATGTCACCCCCGACGTTACGCCGCCCTAATGCATTTGAATAACGATAAATATTGGCCGGTTATATCGGCAACATCGAATTCATTTGACAGCTGGCGGCACCGCTACCTAAATGGGCGCGTGGGGCCTGCCCAAGCGCAAGATGGCTGCCGCACCCGGCCCGGTGCCTCACCCCAGGTCTTACCGCGAGCCAACCAGTGAGCTGAGCTGCAGCGCCGACACCGCAAGGCGCTCGACATTAGTCCAGAAAGCCCCCGACGCTCCTGGCAGTTGGTTGGTCAAGCGGTGGGGCTGTTATCGACGTCGCAAGAGACGAAGCATGGGCAGATGATGCTTCTACCTGACGACCTACTGGACGGATAGCAGCTTATGGATACTGAACTTGCCCGAACGTTTCTGACGGTCATCGCCGCCGGAAATTTCCGCAATGCCGCCTCGCGGCTGTTCGTCACGCAATCGACCGTCAGTGCCAGAATTGCCGCGCTGGAGGAGCAACTCGGCTGCAGCCTGTTCGTGCGCAACAAGGCCGGCACGGCTCTGACCCCCGCAGGTCGCTCCTTTCAACCCTACGCGACCACGCTCGTGCGCACCGTGGAACGTGCCCGCCACGACATAGGCGTGGCCATGGGCTTTCGGGCTTCCGTGACCATCGGCGGACGTTTCGGGCTCTGGGACGACCTGCTGTTTGTCTGCCTGCCGCGAATCCGCAGTGCGGTACCAGACATCGCAATACGCGCCGAGATCGCCTTCGAAGATGAACTCATACAGGGGCTGATCGAGGGGCGCACCAACATCGGTGTGATGTACACGCCGCAAAGCCGGCCGGGGCTGGTGGTTGAACCGCTGCTCGAAGAGCAACTGGTCTACGTGACCACCAGCGACGACACCCCCAATCCACCTGGTGAGAACTATGTGTATATCGACTGGGGCCCGGAATTTGCCAGCAAGCACAGTGCAGCCTTCCCCGACTTCCTAGGCCCAGGGTTGAGCGCCAATATCGGCTGGCTGGGCCTGAACCACATCCTGGCCTATGGCGGCTCCGGGTATTTCCCACTGCGACTCGTCAAGAATGAGCTGACCGCAGGACGACTGCACCGACACCCTGGCGCCCCAGATTTTCTTTTGCCTGCCTATATGGTTTATCCGGTCGATCCGCAGCCTGAGGCGGTGGGGCTTGTCCTGCGGATCGTGCGTGAGGTCACGGTAGAGATTTTGCGTCAGAGTGCGTAACACGATATCGCCAGTGCCTGGGCAGACGCTCTGCAATTCGGTTTACTAACCCATGAGTAAGGCGCCTGCGCATGGCGCGCTCCTCATGAAAGCCTGGAAAGGGAAGGGTAGACCAGACGCGTGAGAGCCTGCGCAGGCGGGCACCTCCATGGATGATGGACCTAACTCTTGCGGCGCGTACTTCAGCACTCAACCGAACTGAATACCGGCCTGCCTTCCTCGTCGATATGAAGAAGCTTGCTGAGTGCGTCCTCAGCGGCGTCGATGGCTTCTGACAATCGAGAGAAGTAGACCCCCTCGTAGACCAGATGAAACAGTGGCTCGGCCTCAGAATCATGAGGTTTAACGGCAACGAATGCCAAAGCATGGTCACCATTCAAACGGGCCTCACTCCATGCGACGTGCCCCGGAAAATGTCGTGGTTTCATGGCGGCCTCAGATTAATTAGATCTCAAGTCGAGCCCCCACTATCCACTTCTCTTCCGAAGTTTTCCCACTAGCCGACAAAAGGTCGAAGCTGGGAAGGACAGCAGAAAGCCGCACATGGCGTAATGCTGTTCACTTAAGCCGAACGTCGGTGTTTTTTGGACTACCGACGTTCGGCGAAAGCCAATAAAAACGCCGCTATCCCAAGCTGGGGTAAGCGGCGTTTTTTCTTAAGTGAACAGCATTGCGCGCAGTGGCGGGTTCAATCCGGCAGCTATCTCAGTCCTCGCTGGGCGCAACCCAGAGGATGGACACCGCCATCATCCCGGTGCGCCAGAGTCACGTTGTCGGTCTCGCCGATTTCCTCAAGGATCTGCGCCCAGTCGTCATCTGATTCGTCGGGCGATTTGTACAGTAGAGGAGGGCGGACTTGGCCTTCTGCGCAGCAGGGGAGTTGATGATCTTTTGGATGCGCATGCCCATAAGTTCGTAGGAACTGGGGAGGCTGGTACTGCAGATTTGCCTTTTGCCATGATGACCGTCCTTTTATACTGTATTTGCATACAGTATAAAAATAGGCGCTTTTTGACAAGGGAGTGTGGATGGTCCGATCAGTCATTCATCAGGTCGGCAATCCCGCGCGTGATGAATGTCAGATTCTTATCGAGAGTTGCCAGGGTGGCGCGCACAGTGACAGCCACGTCGGCGGAGCCGTGCAGTTCCACCCACCTCGACAGCTCTTCCACGGCCGCAGCAATGGCGAGCTGGTTTTCGTTGAGTTTGAAGATCAGTGAAGGGATGAGGTCGTTGGTTGGCATGGCTTGATCCTCCTTTGCGTGAGGAAAGCTTAGCAGGGACAAAAAGGGCCAGCACTCGACATAGAGAGGTCATGCGACTAAAATTAGTCGCATTGCAGGAGGCCAAATGTCCAAGCAAGAAAAGCTGCTCGCCAAACTGCTCAACAAGCAAGCCGGATTTACCTGGCCTGAGCTGGTAACACTGCTTCGCGCCCTTGGCTATAGCCAGCTTGAAGGTGACGGCAGCCGGGTGAAGTTCGATAACGGCAATCCGCAGGCCATGATCAACCTGCACAAGCCTCATCCGGGGAATGAGCTGAAGGCCTACGTCAAACGCCAAGTGATTGAGCACCTGAAAGCGGGAGGATTGATGTGATGAGTACCATGTTGCAGCACCGGGGCTATTACGGCTCCATCGAAGCCAGTCCCGAGGACAACTGCCTGTTCGGCAGGCTTCAGTTCGTTCGTGCCCTGATCAGCTATGAAGGTGAAACGGTTGCCGATTTGACCCAGGCGTTTCGCGACGCAGTAGACGATTACCTGGGCACCTGCGAGTCACTTGGGCAGGAGGCAGAGGTTCCATGCAAAGGCTCGTTCAATGTGAGGGTAGGGCATGACCTGCACCTGGCCGCCAGCGTGGCCGCTACTCGGCAAAGCATCTCTCTGAATGATCTGACCCGCAAGGCGCTGAGCGAGTACCTGGAGCACCACTCCTGATCGGAGCCAATAACAAAAAGCCCGCGCGGGGCGTCGCACATGGCGGGCTTTCTGCTGATGATTAGGCTGTGATTACACTAAATCCTTAACCATCATGGCCTGGTGAAAGGCCTGCAAGAGGGCTTACCGTGTCTCGCACGGCAATGATCCAGTCATTGAGCGCCTCAAGATCCATCAGGATGGCGTCGGCGTTCTCCCAGATGCTGCCTGTCGTCTCTGGGAGAACGGACAATGGCGCTCCGTTGATGGCGGTGTGCGCCATTGCGTGTAGGCGTATGAGTTCATCACGGAGTCTGTCAATCCCACCTACCCGAGCCAAGCACTTATCCAAAGCATCGACCATACCGAGAAGGCTGGCGGTGTCGTAATGCTCACGCAGCGCCTTCAGCGCTTGAGCATCGACCTCTCCATAAGGCGTAACCCGAAACGAAGCCGGCGGGATGTGCATCAGTTCGTCTCCTCAACTTTGCTATTGGGTGCCTGTTGCCCACGAATTGAA from Pseudomonas cavernicola includes:
- the folE gene encoding GTP cyclohydrolase I FolE, which translates into the protein MHEQLPNHYREILIGVGENPEREGLLDTPKRAAKAMQYLCHGYQKSLEEVVNGALFASDNDEMVIIKDVELYSLCEHHLLPFIGKAHVAYIPTGKVLGLSKVARIVDMYARRLQIQESLTRQIAEAIQEVTRAAGVAVVIEAQHMCMMMRGVEKQNSVMNTSVMLGAFRESGSTRQEFLQLIGRGK
- a CDS encoding helix-turn-helix transcriptional regulator, which codes for MFQGMGRTQQDLLSALLYQPAGMSIDDLASHLAVTRTAIRQHLAALERDGLILRGVTRPTGRRPEQLYLLSARGKELFPRQYQLLADLLIGEVAEIIGHDNLVRLMRSLGRKMAAGMEQQAVAEERIVSHMNQAGYEAEVFFRSSGEKEIVAHNCVFHHLAKAHPEVCELDLALIGALGEGEVEHLECMLRGGNVCRFQLTDTSPTVSGGHSLK
- a CDS encoding DUF488 domain-containing protein, giving the protein MSVMLKRAYEPATKADGERILVDRLWPRGLAKVKAKIDLWLKDVAPSTELRQWFGHDPEKWPEFKKRYRVELKGNPALSELMALSRQGDITLVYAAKDQLHNEAVVLKQILDRGT
- a CDS encoding SCO family protein, translating into MNTRRNLLAGIGALGATALGWAAWRGVSEAPQLVRSAAAAGERFPNARLYTHEGKAVSFYDDLIRDKVVAINMMYASCAGICPTATANLRLVQKLL
- a CDS encoding multicopper oxidase family protein, yielding MKAKLLAHWKGKLQAGSWGISIQANGWKPLSPAPLDEPDGAGRRAFLKLGAAALAVPLLLSARPSASKDGEPETPLPVFPPSPPTKPWQVFLPNAITPLAPVDPLTPPPSVTANIAGGEECGRATHQRYAELLDALGVTPTVYELNAVERPDWEFHPDYPKQPVWVFESDTPDKTQFSPVFFARYGQPILCRVRNRLPQDHTGFGTPEVSVHLHNLHTPSESDGFPGDYFSPDKAGPTLSAPGKWKDHFYPNVYAGYDQQKTRLGDPNEALGTLWFHDHTLDFTAPNTVRGLFGFYLLFDNLDSGDEGPQSSGLRLPSHPYDYTLSFGDRRFDANKRLFFDEFNPEGVLGDKVIVNGKIEPVLRVARRKYRLRLLNIGPSRNYELYLTRAGVVQRFTHIANDGNLLPAPLLYQTRVRIGVAERADIVVDFSSYPLGTELFIVNRLVQDTTRKPGDVVAPGTQLLKIIVDRTAADVSMVPSALRPLPDIPSPAEIAALPVRRWEFDRKNGLWQINQRLVDVKTPRAKIKKGSAEVWELVNDSGGWTHPIHIHFEEGRILSKTVDGVNVPVPLHERGRKDVFVLGPNTTLRVFLRFRDFIGKYVMHCHNMIHEDHAMMLRWDIEDD
- a CDS encoding patatin-like phospholipase family protein, whose amino-acid sequence is MNQHRARRTAFVLAGGGSLGAVQVGMLKALNRARITPDLVVGASVGAINGAYYAAAPDETGIARLERIWLGLRRPDIFPFSTLSTVLCLLGRRDHLALPRHLHALIESQLPYRRLEDAALPCHVVATDVLDGTEVILSSGEAVPALLASTAIPAVFPAVAIAGRPLMDGGIASNTPISAAVSLGATRVVILPTGTPCVLQAPPRGALAAALHAINLLAMRQLLADVDRFADRCELIVVPPLCPLAINTYDFSQTGELIRRAETATSHWLKDGLQGKDPRWALAPHRHRAG